One genomic window of Magnolia sinica isolate HGM2019 chromosome 3, MsV1, whole genome shotgun sequence includes the following:
- the LOC131240985 gene encoding uncharacterized protein LOC131240985, with protein MDLQGLTPALERLWIEEVRYLHSLWRHGPPPNNNPNPNPNPNLRPLNSTSFKKESQASKTEKRLQKKKEKREKRLQKLKLARQQSDLQTPLNRVDRTVSEIEWPVQPPPPQQPQTGWGDLKPQPAGATTRLATAEEQAKFTAIQLQRWVLKSCRDFFKKEGSDGESEDDEEDDDLMDDDEGDCGNFKFFLGLFTENGELRNYYEKNWEQGEFFCLVCGGIGEKIGKRFGNCVALVQHSTAIAKTKRRGAHRAFGKAVCRVLGWNMDRLPSIVLDIGEPLGRSLAKASSEEGVKEDGVNDQKEDLQKEDTESVEADMEN; from the exons ATGGATTTGCAGGGTCTTACTCCCGCCTTAGAGCGGTTATGGATAGAAGAAGTCCGTTACCTTCACTCTCTCTGGCGACACGGCCCACCTCCAAAcaataaccctaaccctaaccctaaccctaatctccgtccattgaattccacCTCCTTCAAGAAGGAGAGCCAAGCGAGTAAGACAGAGAAGAGATtgcagaagaagaaagagaaaagagagaagagattgCAGAAGTTAAAGCTAGCTCGGCAGCAATCAGATCTACAAACCCCACTCAATCGTGTCGATCGGACAGTTTCCGAAATAGAATGGCCCGTCCAACCTCCCCCGCCTCAGCAGCCCCAGACTGGTTGGGGCGATCTCAAACCGCAGCCTGCTGGCGCGACTACCCGACTTGCCACTGCCGAAGAACAGGCGAAGTTCACCGCCATCCAATTGCAGCGGTGGGTCTTGAAATCCTGCCGGGATTTCTTTAAAAAGGAGGGTTCGGATGGGGAGAGCGAAGATGACGAAGAAGACGATGAtctgatggatgatgatgaaggaGACTGTGGGAACTTCAAGTTCTTTTTAGGGCTGTTTACGGAAAATGGAGAATTGAGGAATTATTATGAGAAGAATTGGGAGCAGGGGGAGTTCTTTTGTCTGGTTTGTGGAGGGATTGGGGAGAAGATTGGAAAGAGATTTGGGAATTGCGTTGCACTGGTTCAGCATTCGACAGCTATTGCCAAGACAAAGAGGAGAGGAGCGCATCGAGCTTTTGGAAAGGCCGTTTGTCGGGTTCTTGGTTGGAACATGGATCGGCTTCCCAGCATTGTGCTGGATATCGGAGAGCCCCTTGGTCGCTCCTTGGCGAAAGCCAGTTCCGAG GAGGGTGTGAAGGAAGATGGTGTCAATGATCAGAAGGAAGATCTTCAGAAGGAAGATACAGAGTCTGTGGAAGCAGATATGGAGAACTGA